One Streptomyces dangxiongensis genomic window, GGGCGCGCTCACCGTCGGCTCCCGCGTCAACCTGGAGCGCCCGACCGCCGTCGGCGCCCGCCTCGGCGGACACATCGTGCAGGGCCACGTGGACGGCACCGGCGAGATCCTGGCGCGCAAACCCTCCGACAACTGGGAGATCGTGAAGATCTCCCTCCCCGCGGACCTCTCCCGGTACGTCGTGGAGAAGGGCTCCATCACCGTCGACGGCATCAGCCTCACGGTCGTGGACGCCGGCCCCGACCACTTCACCGTGAGTCTCATCCCGACCACCCTCGCCCTGACCACGCTCGGCATCAAGCGGCCGGGCGATCCGGTCAACCTCGAAGTGGACGTCATCGCCAAGTACGTCGAGCGGCTGCTCGCGGCCGGACAGGGGGCCGGCAAGTGAACTGGATGAACTCCGAGGCGTTCACCCTCTTCGGCCAGCACATCATCTGGTCGGACATGGTCGGCAACATCCTCGGCCTGATCACCCTGGCCCTCGGCTGGCGCCGCTCCCTGTGGACCTGGCCCGTGCAGTTCCTGTCCGGACTCGTCCTCTTCGCCGCCTTCTACGGCCATCTGACCGGCAGCGCCGGCAAGCAGGCCGTCGTCATGGCCGTCGCCCTGTACGGCTGGTGGCAGTGGCAGCGCAGCAAGGACCGGTCCGGGGACGGCCACATCACCCCCCGCTTCGCCACCTGGCGCGAGCGCGCGGTGATGCTCGCCGCTGCCGCCGCCGGCACCGTCGCGGTCGCCCTGCTCTTCAAGGCCTACCCAGAGCTGTCCTGGGACCCCTGGCCCGACGCCTATATCTTCGTCGGCACCATCGTCGCCATGTACGCCCAGGCCAAGAGCATGGTCGAGTTCTGGTTCGCCTGGCTGCTCGTCGACCTCGTCGGCGTGCCCCTCAACTTCGCCAACGGCTACGCCTTCTCCGGCTTCGTCTACGTCATCTACGGCGCGCTCGTCCTGTGGGGCATGCGCGACTGGTGGCTGCGCTCCCGCAGGGGCCCGCAGCCCGTCCTGGAAGGAGCGCCGGCATGACCTCCGCACCGCCGCTGTACGGCACCGATCCGATCGAGGACTTCACGCTCGACCCGGTCGAGCAGGCCGTCGCCGACATCGCCGCCGGCCGCCCGGTGGTCGTCGTGGACGACGAGGACCGGGAGAACGAGGGCGATCTCGTCATCGCCGCCGAGAAGGCCACCCCCGAGATCGTCGCGTTCATGATGAGCGAGTGCCGGGGCCTGATCTGCGCGCCCATGGAGGGCGAGGAACTGGACCGGCTGCGGCTGCCGCAGATGGTCGAGGACAACACCGAGTCGATGAGAACCGCGTTCACGGTCTCCGTGGACGCCTCCGCCGCGCACGGTGTGAGCACCGGTATCTCGGCCGCCGACCGCGCCACCACGCTCCGGCTCCTGGCCGGCGGGACGGCGCGGCCCACCGACTTCGTCCGCCCCGGCCACGTCTTCCCGCTGCGGGCCAGGCCCGGTGGCGTCCTGGCACGGGACGGCCACACCGAGGCCGCCGTCGACCTCGCCCGGCTCGCCGGGCTGCGCCCGGCCGGCGCCATCGTGGAGATCGCCGGCGAGGACGGCCGCATGCTCCGGCTGCCCGAGCTGATCCCGTTCGCCCGTAAGCACGGCCTGACGATCATCTCCA contains:
- a CDS encoding riboflavin synthase — its product is MFTGIVEELGEVTAVENLGDASRFRLRGPVVTEGAQHGDSIAVNGVCLTVVEHEGDEFTADVMAETLDRSSLGALTVGSRVNLERPTAVGARLGGHIVQGHVDGTGEILARKPSDNWEIVKISLPADLSRYVVEKGSITVDGISLTVVDAGPDHFTVSLIPTTLALTTLGIKRPGDPVNLEVDVIAKYVERLLAAGQGAGK
- a CDS encoding nicotinamide mononucleotide transporter family protein: MNWMNSEAFTLFGQHIIWSDMVGNILGLITLALGWRRSLWTWPVQFLSGLVLFAAFYGHLTGSAGKQAVVMAVALYGWWQWQRSKDRSGDGHITPRFATWRERAVMLAAAAAGTVAVALLFKAYPELSWDPWPDAYIFVGTIVAMYAQAKSMVEFWFAWLLVDLVGVPLNFANGYAFSGFVYVIYGALVLWGMRDWWLRSRRGPQPVLEGAPA